One Labrus mixtus chromosome 12, fLabMix1.1, whole genome shotgun sequence DNA segment encodes these proteins:
- the LOC132984638 gene encoding uncharacterized protein LOC132984638 isoform X2 has protein sequence MSLFGILMLLLTVTGEDVPSFTVGAGDDVTLPCGSVTEDQPNCEQISWLFSRYIEKTAVELVTNGHLSKNEKAKAKRLNVTEDCSLVIKNVTREDVGRYTCRQFRSGREHGPEAKVSLSVIDVESHGPAFFICSVVTYSECWHSVEWLYEGHMKDAETAQGFCSADVSLPSPLHDQKSNLDESLYCNVTDVRSGQTLRLNVSHQSSHEETGKGGTSSEGKEKTNEETLTKPGENVTS, from the exons ATGTCTCTATTTGGGATTCTGATGCTTCTTCTCACAG TTACTGGAGAAGACGTCCCCTCCTTCACAGTCGGAGCTGGAGATGACGTGACTTTGCCTTGTGGTAGTGTGACAGAAGATCAGCCAAACTGTGAACAGATTTCTTGGCTTTTCAGTCGTTATATTGAGAAAACAGCAGTAGAGCTGGTTACAAACGGGCATTTAAGTAAAAATGAGAAAGCTAAAGCGAAGAGACTGAATGTTACAGAGGACTGTTCTCTGGTTATTAAAAATGTCACACGTGAGGATGTTGGTCGTTACACCTGCAGACAGTTCAGATCAGGAAGAGAACATGGTCCAGAAGCTAAAGTTTCTCTGTCTGTTATTGACG TTGAGTCTCATGGTCCCGCCTTCTTTATCTGCTCTGTGGTTACATATTCTGAGTGTTGGCACTCAGTAGAGTGGCTGTATGAAGGTCATATGAAAGACGCAGAGACAGCACAGGGCTTCTGTTCAGCCGACGTGTCATTACCATCTCCTCTTCATGATCAGAAGTCAAACCTTGACGAGTCACTGTATTGTAATGTGACAGATGTTAGGAGTGGACAAACACTGAGACTTAATGTCAGTCATCAGTCCTCACATGAGGAAACAG gaaaaggaggcACATCATCAGAgggaaaggaaaaaacaaacgaGGAAACGCTGACAAAACCAGGTGAAAATGTAACTTCCtaa
- the LOC132984666 gene encoding cytochrome P450 2K1-like — MEIPGLYLQSSSSAFLLGALLGLLLLYLISSSSFHSKGDSKEPPGPKPLPLLGNLLQLDRKIPYNTLVELSKEYGSVFTVYLGPKKVVVLAGYKTVKEALVNHADEFGERDPIPIMHERNQGHGILWSNGDSWKEMRRFALTNLKDFGMGKRASEDKIIEECDHLIELFLKFKGEAFDTTQPVYYPVSNIICSMVYGSRFEYDSPVFKSLLDRINRLGPLLGSPSMKVYNLFPWFCKWIANRKEFHRLGDATRKQNIKLFSDLKENLTPETCRGFVDAFLVRKQNLEESGITSGHFHEDNLLMTVSNLFSAGTDTTATTLRWGLLFMARYPKVQDQVQDELSRVIGSRQVQLDDKRNLPFTNAVIHETQRLANIAPIALPHRTSQNVTFQGHFIKKGTTVYPLLTSVLYDENEWKSPHTFNPAHFLNKDGKFVKRDAFMPFSAGRRVCLGESLARMELFIFFTTLLQHFRFAPPPGVSVEEMDLTPQMLLFQDPPSHKLCAAPRMPREG, encoded by the exons ATGGAGATACCAGGACTTTATCTCCAATCCTCCAGTTCTGCCTTTCTACTCGGGGCTCTGTTGGGCCTCCTGCTCCTCTACTTAATCTCATCCTCCAGCTTCCACTCCAAAGGAGACAGCAAGGAGCCTCCAGGACCAAAGCCACTTCCTCTACTGGGGAACCTGCTGCAACTCGACCGCAAGATACCCTACAATACATTGGTGGAG CTTTCCAAGGAATATGGATCGGTATTCACTGTCTATTTGGGGCCTAAGAAAGTGGTGGTCCTGGCAGGATACAAAACTGTGAAGGAGGCGCTTGTAAATCATGCTGATGAATTTGGAGAAAGAGATCCAATACCTATCATGCATGAAAGGAACCAGGGACATg GTATTCTGTGGTCGAATGGAGATTCTTGGAAAGAGATGAGGCGTTTTGCCCTGACAAACCTAAAAGACTTTGGGATGGGCAAGAGGGCCAGTGAGGACAAAATCATAGAGGAATGTGACCATCTCattgagctgtttttaaaattcaaag GAGAAGCTTTTGATACGACCCAGCCAGTGTACTATCCGGTCTCTAACATCATCTGCTCCATGGTCTACGGCAGCAGATTTGAGTATGACAGTCCAGTCTTTAAATCCCTGTTAGATCGCATAAACAGACTCGGACCACTTCTGGGCTCTCCTTCAATGAAG GTGTACAACCTGTTCCCGTGGTTTTGCAAATGGATTGCAAACAGGAAGGAGTTCCACAGGTTGGGGGATGCCACCAGGAAACAGAACATAAAGCTGTTCAGTGATTTGAAAGAGAATCTCACTCCAGAGACGTGCAGAGGTTTTGTGGACGCTTTTCTGGTCCGAAAACAAAATCTGGAG GAGTCTGGGATTACCAGCGGTCACTTCCATGAAGACAACCTTTTGATGACAGTTTCCAATCTGTTTTCTGCTGGCACTGATACGACTGCAACAACGCTAAGATGGGGACTTCTCTTTATGGCCAGGTATCCAAAAGTCCAGG ACCAGGTCCAAGACGAGCTGAGTAGAGTTATAGGAAGTCGTCAAGTACAGCTGGACGACAAGAGGAACCTTCCATTCACCAACGCTGTCATCCATGAGACACAGAGACTGGCGAACATTGCCCCCATAGCCCTCCCTCACAGAACGAGCCAGAATGTAACCTTCCAAGGTCACTTCATTAAGAAG GGGACCACAGTGTATCCTCTCTTGACGTCTGTCCTGTATGATGAGAATGAGTGGAAAAGCCCACACACCTTTAATCCCGCCCACTTCCTCAACAAAGATGGAAAGTTTGTCAAGCGAGACGCCTTCATGCCtttttctgcag gTCGCAGGGTTTGTCTGGGAGAGAGTCTTGCCAGGATGGAGCTCTTCATCTTTTTCACCACCTTACTGCAACACTTCCGTTTCGCTCCTCCTCCTGGAGTGTCAGTGGAAGAAATGGATCTGACGCCACAAATGCTCCTCTTCCAGGATCCCCCATCTCATAAACTATGTGCTGCACCTCGAATGCCTCGAGAAGGATGA
- the LOC132984638 gene encoding uncharacterized protein LOC132984638 isoform X1, with product MSLFGILMLLLTAVTGEDVPSFTVGAGDDVTLPCGSVTEDQPNCEQISWLFSRYIEKTAVELVTNGHLSKNEKAKAKRLNVTEDCSLVIKNVTREDVGRYTCRQFRSGREHGPEAKVSLSVIDVESHGPAFFICSVVTYSECWHSVEWLYEGHMKDAETAQGFCSADVSLPSPLHDQKSNLDESLYCNVTDVRSGQTLRLNVSHQSSHEETGKGGTSSEGKEKTNEETLTKPGENVTS from the exons ATGTCTCTATTTGGGATTCTGATGCTTCTTCTCACAG CAGTTACTGGAGAAGACGTCCCCTCCTTCACAGTCGGAGCTGGAGATGACGTGACTTTGCCTTGTGGTAGTGTGACAGAAGATCAGCCAAACTGTGAACAGATTTCTTGGCTTTTCAGTCGTTATATTGAGAAAACAGCAGTAGAGCTGGTTACAAACGGGCATTTAAGTAAAAATGAGAAAGCTAAAGCGAAGAGACTGAATGTTACAGAGGACTGTTCTCTGGTTATTAAAAATGTCACACGTGAGGATGTTGGTCGTTACACCTGCAGACAGTTCAGATCAGGAAGAGAACATGGTCCAGAAGCTAAAGTTTCTCTGTCTGTTATTGACG TTGAGTCTCATGGTCCCGCCTTCTTTATCTGCTCTGTGGTTACATATTCTGAGTGTTGGCACTCAGTAGAGTGGCTGTATGAAGGTCATATGAAAGACGCAGAGACAGCACAGGGCTTCTGTTCAGCCGACGTGTCATTACCATCTCCTCTTCATGATCAGAAGTCAAACCTTGACGAGTCACTGTATTGTAATGTGACAGATGTTAGGAGTGGACAAACACTGAGACTTAATGTCAGTCATCAGTCCTCACATGAGGAAACAG gaaaaggaggcACATCATCAGAgggaaaggaaaaaacaaacgaGGAAACGCTGACAAAACCAGGTGAAAATGTAACTTCCtaa